Below is a window of Candidatus Gorgyraea atricola DNA.
GAGTTACGCCAGAATTATTCGTTATCTTTATGTACGCGTTCAGGCCGTATTGATCTTTTAAAAATCTTACGCGTTTTTCTATTGCAAGTCCATTTTTTTCTGTATAAAATGACTTTGTATCTCTTTTGATTTCAAACGGTTGTAACGATAATCCCTGCAGCGCGCCCTTACCTTCGATTGACAAAACCCCTGCCTGATAAAATGCCTTTTCCACTAGATCGATGTCTAATCTCTTGCCGTCTTTTATCTGGATCTTCTGTATTGAGCCGCCTGCGTCAGATATGTCTAACGCGTATTTCTCGTTCTCAAGGGATCCGGAAGCGATGATTTCCTGTTCTGGGGTCACAGGCTCTATTTCTATAACTTCTTTTTGTTCAAGCGATTGCGTCACGAACTCTGTTTCAATAGGTGGCGGGTTGATCTTTGCCATGAACAAAGGGTATACCAGCATCACCAGAATCGAAAGTACCACTGCAGTCAACAATCTTTTTTCCATTATTTAACCCCTTGTCCCTTGTCCCTTGTCCCTTGTCCCTAGAAAAGGGTCATACCCGCCCGGAAAAAGTGCATTGCATCTTAGGATGCGTAACGCCCCCTTTAATAGCCCTTTTAATACGCCCTGATCTTCGATTGCCTCGAGCGTATATTCTGAGCAGGATGGATAGTATCTACATTTGCGTAACATCAATTGCGACAAATGCTTACGATAAAACTCTATACTATTTTTTAACGCATTTTTTAAATACATGGATTAGTTCTTGTTCAAGGCTGGTACTTTTTGTCTGCCTGGTAAGATTTGTGGCCAGCACGATCATGTCATAGCCGCCAGGCATGAATTCTTTTGTCTTTCTATATGCCTCTCGCAGGACTCGTCTATATCTGTTTCTCAGGCTAGGCTTTTTATTGTACAGCCCTTTTCTTACTGCAAACGCGACTCTATTCAGGCCCGGGTCTTTATTTCTCTTAAGCAAAAATACTGTAACTAGCTTGCTCCTGAAGCGAGTGCCTTTGTCAAAAACTGCTTTTATCGCCTGATTCTTCTTGAGGCGCTCTTTCCTTGTAAAGGAACTCTTCTTCATCAAGCAGAGAGTCTCTTGCGGCCTTTCTTGCGCCTACGTCTTAAAGTGGCCCTGCCTTTGGCAGTGCGCATCCTCTTTCTAAAACCGTGCTTGCGTTTTCGCTTTAAAAGACTTTTTCTGGTAAGATGTTTTTTCACGACAATATCTCCTTATCTGTGGAATATTTATTATAACACATTCGAGCATACCGTCAAGGGGAAAGATTTCTCTTGAAAACGCAAAACCTCCCTGTTATAATGTGTGAACCTATGAACGTTGACCTATCTAATATCTGGGATAAAATCCTTGATCACACAAAACAGGAAATAGGGCAGAGGGCCTTTGATAACTGGTTCACACAAACCAGTCTCTCGTCGCTGACAGAGGATGCCGTTGTAATAGAAGTGCCTTCTAATTTTTTTAAAGATTGGATCTATGATCATTACAGAGACGTATTGAATATATCTATATTAAAAACCATTGGTAAGGTCGTACCAATAACATTCCAGATAAGGCCTCTTGCACAAGAGAAGGGAGTGGACACAAAAAAAATTACCACTCCTGAAAGACCAGCGCAGAAAAAACCGTTTTATCTGAACCCCAGGTATACATTCGAAGGGTTTGTTGTGGGATCGTCCAACCGCTTTGCTCACGCAGCCACCATGGCCATAGCTGAATCCCCTGCAAAGGCATATAACCCGCTTTTTATTTACGGCGGTGTGGGCCTGGGCAAGACTCATCTCATGCAGGCAGCGTGCCATTATGTCTCAGAGATGCACAGGAACATGAGACTTTCTTACACCTCAAGCGAGAGCTTTACCAATGAACTTATAAACGCTATCAGGAACAGGACCACGCCACAATTTAGGGAAAAATACCGCAAGGTCGATGTGCTGCTGATAGATGACGTGCATTTTATCGCTGGCAAGGAATCCACGCAGGAAGAATTCTTCCATACCTTTAACGCGCTCTACGACGCCCATAAACAGATCGTGCTCTCTAGTGACCGGCCGCCCAAGACCATACCAGGCCTTGAAGAAAGGCTTGTCTCGCGATTTGAGTGGGGCCTGGTAACAGATGTACAGCCGCCGGATCTTGAGACGCGCATAGCCATATTAAAGAAAAAGGCAGAACGCAATGCTGTCACGCTGCCAGAAGACGTGTTGTATTTTATAGCTGAAAAAATAAAGACCAATATCCGCGAGCTCGAAGGGGCTTTAATAAAGGTCATTGCGTACGCGTCCATGGGAAACACCCGGGTCTCTATGACGCTCGCGAAGGATGTGCTGAAGGATGTGCTCATGGCAGGGGAGAAGAAGATATCAGTGGAGCTCATTCAGAAAAAGGTCGCTGATTATTTTGACGTGAGGCCCTCTGACCTAAAGGCCAAGAAGCGCTCTAAACAGATCGCATACCCCAGACAGATGGCCATGTATCTTGCAAGGGAGCTCACCAGCTCCACGCTCCCTGCTATAGGTGAACAGTTTGGCGGCAGGGACCACTCCACTGTCATACATGCCTGCGGTAAAATACAGAAGGAAATTAAGAAGGACCAAAATGTTAAGAACTTGATCAACCGCCTGATGCTCGAGATAAATGGTTAGTAGTGTGGATAATTAATATTTTTTTGTGGATAATTTTTATTTCGTAACTATAATTAAAGAGTCGGCTTTCGCGGTTATCAACATACTAACACCGCTTAATACTAAGACTATTAATTTTCAATAGAGAAAAACTAATAATACAATAACGCTTGGGGGATATTTATGAAATTAAAAATAATCAAAAATGACCTTATAAAAAATGTACAGAACGTGCAAAACGTCATATCATCAAAAAGCAGCCTGCCAATACTATCAAATGTATTGATCGAAGCAGAAAAAGACAGTGTCAGACTCACAAGCACAGATCTTGATATAGGCATATCATCTACGCTGAATTCAGAGGTAGAGGACAGCGGCGCGTTGACAGTGCCGGCAAAGAGGTTTAATGAGATAATTAAAGAATTGCCGGATGAGGACATTATAATAAACACCCTGAAAAACAACTCAATGACAATAAAGTGCGGAAAGTGTTTCTTTAAAATACTGGGCCTGCCAAAAGAGGACTTCCCGAAGTTCCCAGAGTTTGAAAACGAGCCGCACGTTATAATAGAGCAGTCTATGTTAAAACAAATGCTCAGCATGACGCATTTTTCGATCTCTCATGACGAAACAAGATATGTCTTAAACGGGGCGCTTTTTGTATTTAAAGCAAACCAGCTTTTAATAGTAACTACAGATGGGAAGAGACTGAGTCTTATTAAAAAAGACCTGGGCAAGGAAGCGCCGGACAAATCTATTATTGTGCCGTCAAAGACTATCTATGAATTAAACAGGGTTTTGAAAGATGAAGGAGATGTCCGGATAACGTTTGGTGAAAACCAGACAAAGTTTGAGCTGGAAAACGTCACGATCATCTCGCGGCTTATAGAAGGCGAGTTTCCGAACTACGAGCAGATCATACCAAAACAGGTAAAGGATAAAATAATTATAAATAGAGAACAATTTTTGCTGGGCGTAAAAAGGGCAGCGCTTCTTACGACACAGGACTCCAGATCCATAAAAATAGATGTCCTGAAGGATAAGATCGTGGTCTCTAAATCCAATCCAAACATAGGCGAGGCAAGAGAAGAGATAGACACTAGTTATAAAGGTCACGAAATGACCGTTGGTTTTAACCCGGGCTATCTCCTTGATGCGCTGAAGGTGATACCAAAGGATGAGATCGAAATAGAAATAGCTGGACCTGATAAGCCAGCTGTTATGAGGATAGAGGACTGGTACTTGTACCTGGTGCTCCCCATGCAGCTCGCGTAATTCATTGCTGTGAAGAAAAGAACCGGCCGCACCGAAGACATAAAAGGCATACTGCGTAAGATAGTAAAGAAAATAGAAGAGCAAGGGCCTGGTAAAAAAGAAGAGATATCGCAGGCATGGAAAAAGGCGGCTGGAGAAAAAGCTATTCTTCATTCGCGGCCAGTTAGTTTGACGCGCAAGATTTTAACAGTAGAGGTAGACAGCTCCACATGGCTTTACAGCCTTAGCTTAAAAAAGCGCTCTATATTAAAGGACATAAAGAAGGAATTAGAGCAGTATAGAATAGAAGACATCCGGTTTAGGATGGGAGATATCACATAATGGCAGAATCGCAAAAACGCAAAAAGGTAGACGCAAAGACGCAGAAGTATGATGCGCGGACTATCCAGGTGCTGGAAGGCGCTGATGCGGTAAGAAAGCGGCCTGCCATGTACATAGGCGATGTGTCCGCAAGAGGACTGCATCACCTGGTGTATGAGGTAGTGGATAACTCTGTGGATGAGGCAATGGCTGGCCATTGCGACAAGATAGAAGTAACTGTTCATGTGGATAATAGCGTCACTGTCACAGACAATGGCCGCGGCATACCC
It encodes the following:
- the yidD gene encoding membrane protein insertion efficiency factor YidD, which gives rise to MYLKNALKNSIEFYRKHLSQLMLRKCRYYPSCSEYTLEAIEDQGVLKGLLKGALRILRCNALFPGGYDPFLGTRDKGQGTRG
- the rnpA gene encoding ribonuclease P protein component, producing MKKSSFTRKERLKKNQAIKAVFDKGTRFRSKLVTVFLLKRNKDPGLNRVAFAVRKGLYNKKPSLRNRYRRVLREAYRKTKEFMPGGYDMIVLATNLTRQTKSTSLEQELIHVFKKCVKK
- the rpmH gene encoding 50S ribosomal protein L34, translated to MKKHLTRKSLLKRKRKHGFRKRMRTAKGRATLRRRRKKGRKRLSA
- the dnaA gene encoding chromosomal replication initiator protein DnaA, with translation MNVDLSNIWDKILDHTKQEIGQRAFDNWFTQTSLSSLTEDAVVIEVPSNFFKDWIYDHYRDVLNISILKTIGKVVPITFQIRPLAQEKGVDTKKITTPERPAQKKPFYLNPRYTFEGFVVGSSNRFAHAATMAIAESPAKAYNPLFIYGGVGLGKTHLMQAACHYVSEMHRNMRLSYTSSESFTNELINAIRNRTTPQFREKYRKVDVLLIDDVHFIAGKESTQEEFFHTFNALYDAHKQIVLSSDRPPKTIPGLEERLVSRFEWGLVTDVQPPDLETRIAILKKKAERNAVTLPEDVLYFIAEKIKTNIRELEGALIKVIAYASMGNTRVSMTLAKDVLKDVLMAGEKKISVELIQKKVADYFDVRPSDLKAKKRSKQIAYPRQMAMYLARELTSSTLPAIGEQFGGRDHSTVIHACGKIQKEIKKDQNVKNLINRLMLEING
- the dnaN gene encoding DNA polymerase III subunit beta, which translates into the protein MKLKIIKNDLIKNVQNVQNVISSKSSLPILSNVLIEAEKDSVRLTSTDLDIGISSTLNSEVEDSGALTVPAKRFNEIIKELPDEDIIINTLKNNSMTIKCGKCFFKILGLPKEDFPKFPEFENEPHVIIEQSMLKQMLSMTHFSISHDETRYVLNGALFVFKANQLLIVTTDGKRLSLIKKDLGKEAPDKSIIVPSKTIYELNRVLKDEGDVRITFGENQTKFELENVTIISRLIEGEFPNYEQIIPKQVKDKIIINREQFLLGVKRAALLTTQDSRSIKIDVLKDKIVVSKSNPNIGEAREEIDTSYKGHEMTVGFNPGYLLDALKVIPKDEIEIEIAGPDKPAVMRIEDWYLYLVLPMQLA
- a CDS encoding DUF721 domain-containing protein, whose translation is MKKRTGRTEDIKGILRKIVKKIEEQGPGKKEEISQAWKKAAGEKAILHSRPVSLTRKILTVEVDSSTWLYSLSLKKRSILKDIKKELEQYRIEDIRFRMGDIT